Proteins encoded by one window of Taeniopygia guttata chromosome 1A, bTaeGut7.mat, whole genome shotgun sequence:
- the TDG gene encoding G/T mismatch-specific thymine DNA glycosylase isoform X1 yields the protein MAGGGPRARPAPDVRHPRRRRQGEGEGNREEGRGKRSGGPAAAGASRPAGESRHGARAAARPPLTPHPGAAPPRAPIGRRGHVSGAVGARGRRSGAERSGGMDGPELGRYYAYLQQAQAFYSFPFHQMMTAVPNMEMMTEQPTLEGIPEPNIAQEPPKEVKKGGRKRKAKATEPKQPKKPAAKKEKPAKSKGKQEKITDTFKVKRKVDRFNGVSEAELLTKTLPDILTFDLDIVIIGINPGLMAAYKGHHYPGPGNHFWKCLFMSGLSNEQLNHMDDHTLPHKYGIGFTNMVERTTPGSKDLSSKEFREGGRILMQKLQKYKPRIAAFNGKCIYEIFSKEVFGIKVKNLEFGLQPHKVPDTETLCYVMPSSSARCAQFPRAQDKVHYYIKLKDLRDQLKGIAPNTEIQEVQYTFDLQLAQEDAKKMAVKEEKYDPGYEAAYGGAYCDRAPYDTDQCSLSSNGTGSNPQFCEGSSFSEVPNGQWMTQSFADQIPEFNAAMTREEEGSSV from the exons ATGGCTGGGGGCGGGCCCCGTGCGCGGCCCGCGCCGGACGTGCGTCatccccgccgccgccggcagggggagggggaagggaacagggaagaaggaagagggaagCGGAGCGGAGGCCCGGCCGCAGCGGGAGCATCGCGCCCGGCGGGTGAGTCGCGACACGGCGCCCGCGCCGCGGCCCGGCCGCCCCTCACGCCCCATcccggggcggccccgccccgcgcccccaTTGGCCGGCGCGGTCACGTGAGCGGGGCGGtgggggcgcggggccggcggagcggagcggagcggagcggcggcATGGACGGCCCGGAGCTGGGCAG ATACTACGCATATCTTCAGCAAGCTCAAGCGTTTTACTCATTTCCATTCCATCAGATGATGACTGCGGTGCCCAACATGGAAATGATGACTGAGCAGCCGACTCTAGAGGGCATTCCAGAGCCAAACATTGCTCAGGAGCCTCCAAAAG AAGTTAaaaaagggggaaggaaaagaaaagccaaagcAACTGAGCCAAAGCAACCCAAAAAGCCTGctgctaaaaaagaaaaaccagccAAGTCAAAAGGCAAACAAGAAAAGATCACAGATACTTTTAAAGTCAAAAGAAAAGTGGACCGTTTTAATGGTGTATCTGAAGCAGAACTTCTGACCAAGACTTTGCCTGATATTTTGACCTTTGATCTGGACATTGTGATA ATTGGCATAAACCCTGGCCTGATGGCAGCTTACAAAGGACATCATTACCCGGGACCTGGAAACCATTTTT GGAAATGTCTGTTCATGTCTGGTCTAAGTAATGAACAGCTGAACCACATGGATGACCACACCTTGCCACATAAATATGGGATTGGATTTACAAACATGGTTGAAAGGACAACACCTGGAAGCAAAGACCTCTCCAG CAAAGAGTTTCGGGAAGGAGGGCGAATTCTGATGCAGAAGCTACAAAAGTATAAACCTCGTATAGCAGCTTTTAATGGAAAAT gtATTTATGAAATTTTTAGTAAAGAAGTTTTTGGAATTAAAGTTAAGAACTTGGAATTTGGGCTGCAGCCACACAAAGTGCCAGATACAGAAACT CTCTGCTATGTTATGCCATCGTCCAGTGCAAGATGTGCTCAGTTTCCTCGGGCACAAGATAAAGTTCATTATTACATTAAGCTGAAAGACTTAAGGGATCAACTGAAAGGCATTGCACCCAACACGGAAATCCAGGAGGTGCAGTACACCTTTGACTTGCAACTTGCACAAG AGGATGCTAAAAAGATGGCTGTCAAAGAAGAAAAGTATGACCCAGGCTATGAAGCAGCATATGGAGGAGCTTACTGTGACCGTGCGCCATATGACACTGACCAGTGCAGCTTGTCTTCAAATGGAACTG GAAGCAATCCTCAGTTCTGCGAAGGGTCGTCCTTCAGCGAGGTTCCTAACGGACAGTGGATGACACAGTCCTTTGCAGACCAGATTCCAGAGTTCAATGCTGCCATGACACGGGAAGAGGAGGGGAGCAGCGTGTAG
- the TDG gene encoding G/T mismatch-specific thymine DNA glycosylase isoform X2: MMTAVPNMEMMTEQPTLEGIPEPNIAQEPPKEVKKGGRKRKAKATEPKQPKKPAAKKEKPAKSKGKQEKITDTFKVKRKVDRFNGVSEAELLTKTLPDILTFDLDIVIIGINPGLMAAYKGHHYPGPGNHFWKCLFMSGLSNEQLNHMDDHTLPHKYGIGFTNMVERTTPGSKDLSSKEFREGGRILMQKLQKYKPRIAAFNGKCIYEIFSKEVFGIKVKNLEFGLQPHKVPDTETLCYVMPSSSARCAQFPRAQDKVHYYIKLKDLRDQLKGIAPNTEIQEVQYTFDLQLAQEDAKKMAVKEEKYDPGYEAAYGGAYCDRAPYDTDQCSLSSNGTGSNPQFCEGSSFSEVPNGQWMTQSFADQIPEFNAAMTREEEGSSV; the protein is encoded by the exons ATGATGACTGCGGTGCCCAACATGGAAATGATGACTGAGCAGCCGACTCTAGAGGGCATTCCAGAGCCAAACATTGCTCAGGAGCCTCCAAAAG AAGTTAaaaaagggggaaggaaaagaaaagccaaagcAACTGAGCCAAAGCAACCCAAAAAGCCTGctgctaaaaaagaaaaaccagccAAGTCAAAAGGCAAACAAGAAAAGATCACAGATACTTTTAAAGTCAAAAGAAAAGTGGACCGTTTTAATGGTGTATCTGAAGCAGAACTTCTGACCAAGACTTTGCCTGATATTTTGACCTTTGATCTGGACATTGTGATA ATTGGCATAAACCCTGGCCTGATGGCAGCTTACAAAGGACATCATTACCCGGGACCTGGAAACCATTTTT GGAAATGTCTGTTCATGTCTGGTCTAAGTAATGAACAGCTGAACCACATGGATGACCACACCTTGCCACATAAATATGGGATTGGATTTACAAACATGGTTGAAAGGACAACACCTGGAAGCAAAGACCTCTCCAG CAAAGAGTTTCGGGAAGGAGGGCGAATTCTGATGCAGAAGCTACAAAAGTATAAACCTCGTATAGCAGCTTTTAATGGAAAAT gtATTTATGAAATTTTTAGTAAAGAAGTTTTTGGAATTAAAGTTAAGAACTTGGAATTTGGGCTGCAGCCACACAAAGTGCCAGATACAGAAACT CTCTGCTATGTTATGCCATCGTCCAGTGCAAGATGTGCTCAGTTTCCTCGGGCACAAGATAAAGTTCATTATTACATTAAGCTGAAAGACTTAAGGGATCAACTGAAAGGCATTGCACCCAACACGGAAATCCAGGAGGTGCAGTACACCTTTGACTTGCAACTTGCACAAG AGGATGCTAAAAAGATGGCTGTCAAAGAAGAAAAGTATGACCCAGGCTATGAAGCAGCATATGGAGGAGCTTACTGTGACCGTGCGCCATATGACACTGACCAGTGCAGCTTGTCTTCAAATGGAACTG GAAGCAATCCTCAGTTCTGCGAAGGGTCGTCCTTCAGCGAGGTTCCTAACGGACAGTGGATGACACAGTCCTTTGCAGACCAGATTCCAGAGTTCAATGCTGCCATGACACGGGAAGAGGAGGGGAGCAGCGTGTAG
- the UQCC6 gene encoding ubiquinol-cytochrome c reductase complex assembly factor 6 translates to MPAGVSWPTYLRALAASMLAMLAGAEVVHRYYRPDLSIPEIPPKPGELRTELLGLKERSSEVQTSQQ, encoded by the exons ATGCCCGCCGGCGTGTCGTGGCCCACCTACCTGCGGGCGCTGGCGGCCAGCATGCTGGCCATGCTCGCGGGGGCCGAGGTCGTGCACAGGTACTACAGGCCTGACCTT AGCATACCTGAAATACCTCCTAAGCCTGGAGAACTGAGAACAGAGCTGTTGGGTCTAAAAGAAAGATCAAGCGAAGTTCAGACTTCACAACAGTGA
- the HSP90B1 gene encoding LOW QUALITY PROTEIN: endoplasmin (The sequence of the model RefSeq protein was modified relative to this genomic sequence to represent the inferred CDS: inserted 2 bases in 2 codons; deleted 1 base in 1 codon) translates to MALIMTFRSSRNSGVSPRPEVPVAIAPRLPDEHPGCPRKRSEAVFRAEMVPVAPAAAAAAPHVVPPLNTAHHSLQRRAEPRWPRPPAHAIGRAPLRPPMGAGHAPTAGNRTWKVTIGGDGCTPRLPEFPLAACLAWCAAIGPSGAGTPXPGVDKPEGEGRGRSSGIGGGXGTGSGARGGGAGGSSLVSAAAMKSAWGLALACVLLLAVSVRADEVDVDGTVEDDLGKSREGSRTDDEVVQREEEAIQLDGLNASQIKEIREKSEKFAFQAEVNRMMKLIINSLYKNKEIFLRELISNASDALDKIRLISLTDENALAGNEELTVKIKCDKEKNMLHVTDTGIGMTKEELVKNLGTIAKSGTSEFLNKMTEMQDDSQSTSELIGQFGVGFYSAFLVADRVIVTSKHNNDTQHIWESDSNEFSVISDPRGNTLGRGTTITLVLKEEASDYLELDTVKNLVKKYSQFINFPIYVWSSKTETVEEPIEEEEAKEKEEETDDEAAVEEEEEEKKPKTKKVEKTVWDWELMNDIKPIWQRPSKEVEEDEYKAFYKTFSKEHDDPMAYIHFTAEGEVTFKSILFVPNSAPRGLFDEYGSKKSDFIKLYVRRVFITDDFHDMMPKYLNFVKGVVDSDDLPLNVSRETLQQHKLLKVIRKKLVRKTLDMIKKIAEEKYNDTFWKEFGTNVKLGVIEDHSNRTRLAKLLRFQSSHHESNLTSLDQYVERMKEKQDKIYFMAGASRKEAESSPFVERLLKKGYEVIYLTEPVDEYCIQALPEFDGKRFQNVAKEGVKFEESEKSKESREALEKEFEPLLNWMKDKALKDKIEKAVLSQRLTQSPCALVASQYGWSGNMERIMKAQAYQTGKDISTNYYASQKKTFEINPRHPLIKDMLRRVKENEDDKTVSDLAVVLFETATLRSGYMLPDTKEYGDRIERMLRLSLNIDLDAKVDEEPEEPEDAAEEAEQDEEEVDADAEDSETQKESTDVKDEL, encoded by the exons ATGGCACTAATCATGACTTTCCGCTCTTCTCGGAACTCGGGAGTGTCGCCGAGACCGGAAGTGCCCGTTGCCATAGCACCTCGTCTCCCCGATGAGCATCCCGGGTGTCCCCGGAAGCGGTCGGAGGCGGTGTTCCGTGCGGAGATGGTCCCCGtcgctcccgccgccgccgccgccgcgccccacGTGGTGCCGCCGTTAAACACCGCGCATCATTCATTGCAGCGCCGCGCGGAGCCGCGCTGGCCACGCCCCCCCGCGCACGCCATTGGCCGAGCGCCGCTCCGCCCGCCAATGGGCGCCGGCCACGCTCCGACCGCAGGAAACCGCACATGGAAAGTCACGATTGGCGGCGACGGCTGCACGCCCCGCCTTCCCGAGTTC CCATTGGCTGCGTGTTTGGCGTGGTGCGCTGCTATTGGGCCGAGCGGCGCGGGCACCC ACCCTGGGGTTGATAAGCCGGAGGGGGAGGGCCGCGGCCGCTCCAGCGGGATCGGCGGCG GCGGGACGGGCTCGGgagcgcggggcggcggcgccggaGGCTCTTCTCTTGTCTCTGCGGCCGCCATGAAGTCGGCCTGGGGGCTCGCTCTAGCGTGTGTGCTGCTTCTGGCCG tGTCGGTCAGAGCCGATGAGGTGGATGTAGATGGGACCGTGGAAGATGACTTGGGCAAAAGCAGAGAAGGGTCTCGGACGGATGATGAAGTTGTTCAGAG AGAGGAAGAAGCTATCCAACTAGACGGCCTAAATGCATCCCAGATCaaagaaatcagagaaaaatctgAGAAGTTTGCATTTCAAGCAGAAGTGAACAGAATGATGAAGCTAATTATCAAttctttatataaaaataaagag ATTTTCCTGCGGGAACTTATTTCAAATGCGTCAGATGCTTTAGATAAGATACGCTTGATATCATTAACTGATGAAAATGCTCTTGCTGGCAACGAGGAACTTACAGTCAAAATCAAG tgtgatAAAGAGAAGAACATGCTTCATGTTACAGACACGGGTATTGGCATGACAAAGGAGGAGTTAGTTAAAAACCTGGGTACCATTGCAAAGTCTGGTACAAGTGAATTCTTAAACAAGATGACTGAAATGCAGGATGATAGCCAGTCAACATCTGAGTTAATTGGACAGTTTGGTGTTGGCTTTTATTCTGCTTTCTTAGTAGCAGACAGAGTTATTGTCACATCAAAACACAACAATGATACTCAGCATATTTGGGAGTCAGATTCAAATGAATTCTCTGTGATCAGTGACCCAAGAGGGAACACCTTAGGACGTGGCACAACCATAAC ccTTGTCTTGAAGGAGGAAGCATCTGATTACCTTGAGCTGGACACTGTTAAAAATCTAGTGAAGAAATACTCCCAGTTCATAAACTTCCCCATATATGTGTGGAGCAGCAAG ACAGAGACTGTTGAAGAACCCATTGAAGAGGAGGaagcaaaggagaaagaagaagaaacagatGATGAAGCAGCAGttgaagaagaggaggaagaaaagaaacccaaaactAAGAAG GTTGAAAAGACCGTCTGGGATTGGGAGCTCATGAATGATATAAAACCAATCTGGCAGAGACCATCTAAAGAAGTTGAAGAAGATGAATACAAAGCTTTTTACAAAACCTTTTCCAAG GAACACGATGACCCGATGGCATACATCCACTTCACTGCTGAAGGGGAAGTAACTTTCAAATCCATCTTGTTTGTTCCTAATTCTGCTCCACGTGGACTGTTTGATGAATATGGATCCAAAAAAAGTGATTTCATTAAG CTGTACGTTCGAAGAGTGTTCATCACTGATGACTTCCATGACATGATGCCCAAGTATCTTAACTTCGTTAAGGGTGTT GTGGATTCTGATGATCTTCCTTTGAATGTATCCCGTGAAACACTTCAGCAGCACAAATTGTTAAAG GTGATCAGAAAGAAACTTGTCCGCAAAACTCTTGATATGATCAAGAAAATTGCAGAGGAAAAATACAATGACACATTCTGGAAAGAGTTTGGTACTAATGTGAAGCTTGGTGTCATTGAGGATCACTCCAATCGTACCCGGCTCGCTAAACTTCTGCGCTTCCAGTCTTCTCATCATGAAAGTAACCTCACAAGCCTTGATCAGTATGTGGAAAGAATGAAAGAGAAGCAAGACAAAATCTATTTCATGGCTGGTGCCAGCAGAAAGGAG GCTGAGTCCTCACCATTTGTTGAGCGTTTGCTGAAAAAGGGCTATGAAGTGATCTACCTGACTGAACCTGTAGATGAATACTGTATTCAGGCTTTGCCAGAGTTCGATGGCAAGAGGTTTCAAAATGTAGCAAAAGAAGGAGTTAAGTTTGAAGAAAGTGAAAAGTCTAAAGAGAGTCGGGAAGCCTTGGAAAAAGAATTTGAGCCCCTCTTAAACTGGATGAAAGACAAAGCTCTCAAAGACAAG attGAGAAAGCTGTGCTATCTCAACGTTTAACCCAATCTCCATGTGCTCTTGTGGCTAGTCAGTATGGATGGTCTGGTAACATGGAAAGAATCATGAAGGCTCAAGCTTACCAGACTGGGAAGGATATATCTACAAA TTACTATGCCAGCCAAAAGAAGACATTTGAAATTAACCCCAGGCATCCACTGATCAAGGACATGCTGAGGAGAGTCAAG GAAAATGAAGATGACAAAACTGTTTCAGATCTTGCAGTGGTATTGTTTGAAACTGCAACTCTGAGATCAGGATATATGTTGCCAGACACTAAGGAATACGGAGACAGAATAGAAAGAATGCTTCGTTTGAGTTTAAACATTGACCTGGATGCAAAG GTGGATGAGGAACCTGAAGAGCCTGAAGATGCAGCTGAGGAGGCAGAACAGGATGAAGAGGAAGTGGATGCTGATGCTGAGGATAGTGAAACACAGAAG GAATCCACAGATGTGAAAGATGAACTGTAA
- the TDG gene encoding G/T mismatch-specific thymine DNA glycosylase isoform X3, whose translation MNFKEVKKGGRKRKAKATEPKQPKKPAAKKEKPAKSKGKQEKITDTFKVKRKVDRFNGVSEAELLTKTLPDILTFDLDIVIIGINPGLMAAYKGHHYPGPGNHFWKCLFMSGLSNEQLNHMDDHTLPHKYGIGFTNMVERTTPGSKDLSSKEFREGGRILMQKLQKYKPRIAAFNGKCIYEIFSKEVFGIKVKNLEFGLQPHKVPDTETLCYVMPSSSARCAQFPRAQDKVHYYIKLKDLRDQLKGIAPNTEIQEVQYTFDLQLAQEDAKKMAVKEEKYDPGYEAAYGGAYCDRAPYDTDQCSLSSNGTGSNPQFCEGSSFSEVPNGQWMTQSFADQIPEFNAAMTREEEGSSV comes from the exons atgaattttaaag AAGTTAaaaaagggggaaggaaaagaaaagccaaagcAACTGAGCCAAAGCAACCCAAAAAGCCTGctgctaaaaaagaaaaaccagccAAGTCAAAAGGCAAACAAGAAAAGATCACAGATACTTTTAAAGTCAAAAGAAAAGTGGACCGTTTTAATGGTGTATCTGAAGCAGAACTTCTGACCAAGACTTTGCCTGATATTTTGACCTTTGATCTGGACATTGTGATA ATTGGCATAAACCCTGGCCTGATGGCAGCTTACAAAGGACATCATTACCCGGGACCTGGAAACCATTTTT GGAAATGTCTGTTCATGTCTGGTCTAAGTAATGAACAGCTGAACCACATGGATGACCACACCTTGCCACATAAATATGGGATTGGATTTACAAACATGGTTGAAAGGACAACACCTGGAAGCAAAGACCTCTCCAG CAAAGAGTTTCGGGAAGGAGGGCGAATTCTGATGCAGAAGCTACAAAAGTATAAACCTCGTATAGCAGCTTTTAATGGAAAAT gtATTTATGAAATTTTTAGTAAAGAAGTTTTTGGAATTAAAGTTAAGAACTTGGAATTTGGGCTGCAGCCACACAAAGTGCCAGATACAGAAACT CTCTGCTATGTTATGCCATCGTCCAGTGCAAGATGTGCTCAGTTTCCTCGGGCACAAGATAAAGTTCATTATTACATTAAGCTGAAAGACTTAAGGGATCAACTGAAAGGCATTGCACCCAACACGGAAATCCAGGAGGTGCAGTACACCTTTGACTTGCAACTTGCACAAG AGGATGCTAAAAAGATGGCTGTCAAAGAAGAAAAGTATGACCCAGGCTATGAAGCAGCATATGGAGGAGCTTACTGTGACCGTGCGCCATATGACACTGACCAGTGCAGCTTGTCTTCAAATGGAACTG GAAGCAATCCTCAGTTCTGCGAAGGGTCGTCCTTCAGCGAGGTTCCTAACGGACAGTGGATGACACAGTCCTTTGCAGACCAGATTCCAGAGTTCAATGCTGCCATGACACGGGAAGAGGAGGGGAGCAGCGTGTAG